The Streptomyces sp. Je 1-332 genome has a window encoding:
- a CDS encoding DedA family protein produces the protein MMDSLGAPGAGLAIALENLFPPLPSEVILPLAGFAASQGKFGVVEALIWTTAGSVIGALALYAIGALLGRERTVAIAARLPLVKASDIQRTEKWFARHGTKAVFFGRMIPIFRSMISLPAGIERMRLPVFLALTTAGSLIWNAAFILIGHALGARWHQVSDLVGLYSKGVIAVAVLAVLAFVALRIRRARKGEHRSAG, from the coding sequence ATGATGGACTCGCTCGGCGCCCCCGGCGCCGGATTGGCCATCGCCCTGGAGAACCTCTTCCCGCCACTGCCCAGCGAGGTGATCCTGCCCCTCGCCGGCTTCGCCGCGAGCCAGGGCAAGTTCGGGGTCGTCGAGGCCCTGATCTGGACCACGGCGGGCTCCGTGATCGGCGCCCTCGCGCTCTACGCGATCGGTGCGCTGCTCGGCAGGGAGCGAACCGTGGCCATTGCGGCCCGTCTCCCGCTCGTGAAGGCGTCCGACATCCAGCGCACGGAGAAGTGGTTCGCACGGCACGGCACGAAGGCGGTCTTCTTCGGCCGGATGATCCCGATCTTCCGCAGCATGATCTCGCTACCCGCGGGCATCGAACGGATGCGCCTGCCCGTCTTCCTTGCCCTGACGACCGCGGGCAGCCTCATCTGGAACGCCGCGTTCATCCTGATCGGCCACGCGCTCGGCGCGCGCTGGCACCAGGTCAGCGACCTGGTCGGCCTGTACTCCAAGGGCGTCATCGCCGTGGCCGTGCTCGCGGTGCTCGCCTTTGTCGCACTGCGGATCCGCAGGGCGCGCAAGGGCGAGCACCGGTCCGCAGGCTGA
- the mutA gene encoding methylmalonyl-CoA mutase small subunit — MTVLPDDGLSLAAEFPDATHEQWQRLVEGVLRKSGKDVSGPAAEEALSTALEDGLSTRPLYTAREAAPDAGYPGFAPFVRGGTAAGSAAAGWDVRQRHAATDPAASNETVLADLENGVTSLWLGVGPGALPVSGIERALEGVFLDLAPVAMDAGAEFEPAARELFRLYEERGIPKDSARGTLGADPLGHEARTGERLDPAAAIELARLCGQEYPNLRALTVDALPYHEAGGSAGQELGASLATAVAYLRELTEAGLTVDAACAQLEFRYAATADQFLTIAKLRAARRLWARVAEVCGAPDAGAQRQHAVTSPVMMSRRDPWVNMLRTTVACLGAGVGGADSVTVLPFDHSLGLPDAFARRIARNTSTILLEESHLARVIDPAGGSWYVERLTDELAHAGWEFFQEIERAGGQAAALRSGLIGERLAATWAERSEKLAKRREPITGVSEFPNLTERPVEREAPPAEASGGLPRVRRDEAYEILRSRSDAHLASTGARPRVFVAALGPAAAHTARASFASNLFQAGGIEAVHDPATVDATTVADAFKASGATVACICSSDALYEEQADEVAAALKSAGAGRVFLAGRPAERPGVDAYVFAGCDAVSVLSSTLDHMGVA, encoded by the coding sequence ATGACGGTCCTGCCTGACGACGGGCTTTCCCTGGCCGCCGAGTTCCCTGATGCGACCCATGAGCAGTGGCAGCGCCTGGTGGAAGGCGTGCTGCGCAAATCGGGTAAGGACGTATCGGGGCCGGCCGCCGAGGAAGCGCTGTCCACCGCACTCGAGGACGGGCTCAGCACCCGCCCCCTGTACACCGCCCGAGAAGCCGCGCCTGACGCCGGTTACCCGGGTTTCGCCCCCTTTGTCAGGGGCGGCACCGCCGCGGGCAGTGCCGCGGCCGGCTGGGACGTACGGCAGCGGCACGCGGCCACGGACCCCGCGGCCTCGAACGAGACCGTGCTCGCGGACCTGGAGAACGGCGTCACCTCGCTGTGGCTCGGGGTCGGCCCCGGCGCTCTCCCGGTCTCCGGCATCGAGCGCGCCTTGGAGGGCGTCTTCCTCGACCTGGCGCCGGTGGCCATGGACGCGGGCGCCGAATTCGAGCCCGCGGCACGCGAGTTGTTCCGGCTGTACGAGGAGCGGGGCATCCCGAAGGACTCCGCGCGCGGCACGCTCGGCGCGGACCCCCTCGGCCATGAGGCCCGCACCGGCGAGCGGCTCGACCCGGCCGCCGCGATCGAACTGGCCCGGCTGTGCGGCCAGGAGTATCCGAACCTCCGCGCGCTGACCGTCGACGCCCTGCCGTACCACGAGGCGGGTGGCTCGGCCGGGCAGGAGCTCGGCGCGTCCCTCGCCACGGCGGTCGCCTACCTGCGCGAGCTGACCGAGGCGGGGCTCACGGTCGATGCGGCCTGCGCCCAGCTGGAGTTCCGGTACGCGGCCACCGCCGACCAGTTCCTGACCATCGCGAAGCTGCGGGCGGCCCGGCGGCTCTGGGCGCGCGTGGCCGAGGTCTGTGGAGCACCGGACGCGGGGGCGCAGCGTCAGCACGCCGTGACGTCGCCGGTGATGATGTCGCGCCGCGACCCGTGGGTGAACATGCTGCGCACGACGGTGGCCTGCCTGGGCGCGGGCGTCGGCGGCGCGGATTCGGTGACGGTCCTGCCGTTCGACCACTCGCTCGGCCTGCCGGACGCGTTCGCGCGCCGCATCGCCCGCAACACCTCGACGATCCTCCTGGAGGAGTCGCATCTCGCCCGCGTGATCGACCCCGCGGGCGGCTCCTGGTACGTGGAGCGGCTCACCGACGAACTGGCCCACGCGGGCTGGGAGTTCTTCCAGGAGATCGAGCGCGCGGGCGGCCAGGCCGCGGCACTGCGCTCCGGCCTTATCGGCGAACGCCTCGCCGCCACCTGGGCCGAGCGCAGCGAGAAGCTGGCCAAGCGGCGTGAACCGATCACCGGCGTCAGCGAGTTCCCGAACCTGACGGAGCGTCCGGTCGAACGCGAGGCCCCGCCCGCCGAGGCGTCCGGCGGCCTGCCGCGCGTGCGCCGCGACGAGGCGTACGAGATCCTGCGTTCCCGCTCGGACGCGCACCTCGCCTCGACGGGGGCCCGCCCCCGGGTGTTCGTCGCCGCGCTCGGCCCCGCAGCCGCGCACACCGCGCGGGCCTCCTTTGCGTCGAACCTCTTCCAGGCGGGCGGCATCGAGGCCGTACACGACCCGGCGACGGTGGACGCGACGACGGTCGCCGACGCGTTCAAGGCCAGCGGAGCCACGGTGGCGTGCATCTGCTCCAGCGACGCGCTCTACGAGGAGCAGGCCGACGAGGTCGCCGCCGCCCTCAAGTCGGCAGGCGCGGGGCGGGTGTTCCTCGCGGGGCGGCCCGCCGAGCGCCCCGGCGTCGACGCGTACGTCTTCGCGGGCTGCGACGCCGTGTCCGTGCTCTCCTCCACCCTCGACCACATGGGAGTGGCGTAA
- a CDS encoding SGNH/GDSL hydrolase family protein, whose translation MQMNANYTSLVAVGDSFTEGMSDLLPDGSYRGWADLLAARMAAATPGFRYANLAVRGKLIAQIVAEQVDVAAAMQPDVITLVGGLNDTLRPKCDMVRVHALLDEAVERLAPACKQLVLMRSPGRSGPVFQRFRPRMEELFVHIDELAARHGATVVDLYGSAALGDQRMWDVDRLHLTAEGHRRVAEAVWQSLGYAPEDDWQTPLPAGTPLNWPARRAADLRFARQHLAPWIARRLTGRSSGDGLPAKRPDLLPYEDPRT comes from the coding sequence ATGCAGATGAATGCCAACTACACCAGTCTCGTCGCGGTCGGCGACTCCTTCACCGAGGGCATGTCGGACCTGCTGCCCGACGGCAGCTACCGCGGCTGGGCGGATCTGCTCGCCGCGCGGATGGCTGCCGCCACCCCCGGTTTCCGGTACGCGAACCTCGCGGTGCGCGGGAAACTCATCGCTCAGATCGTGGCCGAGCAGGTGGACGTCGCGGCAGCCATGCAGCCCGATGTGATCACCCTGGTGGGCGGCCTCAACGACACGCTGCGGCCCAAGTGCGACATGGTCCGCGTGCACGCGCTCCTGGATGAGGCGGTCGAACGCCTCGCCCCGGCCTGCAAGCAGCTCGTCCTGATGCGCAGCCCTGGCCGTAGCGGTCCCGTGTTCCAGCGTTTCCGCCCGCGCATGGAGGAACTCTTCGTCCACATCGACGAGTTGGCCGCGCGGCACGGGGCCACGGTCGTGGACCTGTACGGATCTGCCGCGCTCGGCGACCAGCGCATGTGGGACGTGGACCGGCTGCATCTGACGGCCGAGGGCCACCGCAGGGTCGCCGAAGCGGTGTGGCAGTCCCTCGGCTACGCCCCCGAGGACGACTGGCAGACTCCGCTCCCGGCCGGCACCCCACTGAACTGGCCGGCCCGGCGAGCGGCCGACCTCCGTTTCGCCAGGCAACACCTGGCCCCCTGGATCGCCCGCCGCCTCACAGGCCGCTCGTCCGGAGACGGCCTCCCGGCCAAGCGCCCTGATCTGCTGCCGTACGAGGATCCGCGGACGTAA
- the purB gene encoding adenylosuccinate lyase → MTVAPAKPRIPNVLAGRYASAELATLWSPEQKVKLERQLWLAVLRAQKDLGIEVPDAALADYERVVDDVDLASIAEREKVTRHDVKARIEEFNALAGHEQVHKGMTSRDLTENVEQLQVRLSLELVRDRTVAVLARLGKLSGEYAELVMAGRSHNVAAQATTLGKRFATTADELLVAYRRVDDLLRRYPLRGIKGPVGTAQDMLDLLGGDAEKLTDLEQRIAGHLGFDRAFTSVGQVYPRSLDYEVVTALVQLASGPSSLAKTIRLMAGHELVTEGFKPGQVGSSAMPHKMNTRSCERVNGLTVILRGYASMTGELAGDQWNEGDVSCSVVRRVALPDAFFALDGLLETFLTVLDEFGAFPAVVARELDRYLPFLATTKVLMASVRAGVGREEAHEAIKENAVASALAMREQGAERNELLDKLAADSRIPLDRAELDALMADKLSFTGAASDQVSAVVAQIEVLLKEHPEAAAYTPGAIL, encoded by the coding sequence GTGACTGTCGCGCCTGCAAAGCCCCGTATCCCGAACGTCCTCGCCGGGCGTTACGCCTCCGCCGAGCTCGCCACCCTCTGGTCGCCCGAGCAGAAGGTCAAGCTGGAGCGTCAGCTCTGGCTCGCCGTCCTGCGGGCGCAGAAGGACCTGGGGATCGAGGTGCCGGACGCCGCCCTCGCCGACTACGAGCGGGTCGTCGACGACGTCGACCTCGCCTCGATCGCCGAGCGCGAGAAGGTAACGCGCCATGACGTGAAGGCCCGCATCGAGGAGTTCAACGCGCTCGCCGGGCACGAGCAGGTCCACAAGGGCATGACCTCCCGCGACCTGACCGAGAACGTGGAGCAGTTGCAGGTCCGCCTCTCCCTGGAGCTGGTGCGCGACCGCACCGTCGCGGTGCTCGCGCGCCTCGGGAAGCTCTCGGGCGAGTACGCCGAGCTGGTCATGGCGGGCCGCTCGCACAACGTGGCCGCGCAGGCGACGACCCTGGGCAAGCGCTTCGCGACGACCGCCGACGAGCTGCTCGTCGCGTACCGCCGCGTGGACGACCTGCTGCGCCGCTACCCCCTGCGCGGCATCAAGGGCCCCGTCGGCACGGCTCAGGACATGCTCGACCTGCTCGGCGGCGACGCCGAGAAGCTCACCGACCTCGAGCAGCGGATCGCCGGGCACCTCGGCTTCGACCGCGCGTTCACCTCGGTCGGCCAGGTCTACCCCCGCTCCCTGGACTACGAGGTCGTCACCGCCCTGGTGCAGCTCGCCTCCGGCCCCTCGTCGCTGGCCAAGACCATCCGTCTGATGGCCGGGCACGAGCTCGTCACCGAGGGCTTCAAGCCGGGCCAGGTCGGCTCGTCCGCGATGCCGCACAAGATGAACACCCGCTCCTGCGAGCGTGTGAACGGCCTCACCGTCATCCTGCGCGGCTACGCGTCGATGACCGGCGAGCTGGCGGGCGACCAGTGGAACGAGGGCGACGTCTCCTGCTCGGTCGTACGCCGTGTCGCACTGCCTGACGCGTTCTTCGCGCTGGACGGGCTCCTTGAGACCTTCCTGACGGTGCTCGACGAGTTCGGCGCCTTCCCCGCCGTCGTCGCGCGTGAGCTGGACCGCTACCTCCCCTTCCTCGCCACGACCAAGGTCCTGATGGCCTCGGTGCGGGCCGGCGTCGGCCGCGAGGAGGCCCACGAGGCCATCAAGGAGAACGCCGTCGCCTCGGCGCTGGCGATGCGGGAGCAGGGCGCCGAGCGCAACGAACTCCTCGACAAGCTCGCCGCCGACTCCCGGATCCCGCTGGACCGCGCCGAGCTGGACGCCCTCATGGCCGACAAGCTGTCGTTCACGGGTGCGGCGAGCGACCAGGTCTCCGCCGTCGTCGCGCAGATCGAGGTGCTGCTCAAGGAGCACCCGGAGGCCGCCGCCTACACCCCGGGCGCCATTCTCTGA
- the malX gene encoding maltose/glucose-specific PTS transporter subunit IIBC, whose protein sequence is MQKTKSALWEFLQGLGKTFMLPVALLAFCGIMLGIGSSLSSEAVTENLTFLQGEGFHLVFTWMASTGLVAFKFLPVMFAIAIPLGLAREDKGVAAFSGFVGYAAMNLAVNFYLTAKGVDLEDEKAIAHYGIADVIGIQSIDTGLLGAVAVGIVVSVLHQRFRAQRMPDALAFFGGLRFVPIISTLVLSLLGLLIPLVWPTFNGWITDLGRAIGHAGVFGPFFFGMGEVLLRPIGLHHILVAMFRFTDVGGSGAVCGDHVSGALNLFYAQLNCAKPPGDAVTSATHFLSQGKMAVYLGGLPGAALAMYHCANKKMRPEIKALLISGVVACVVGGITEPLEFLFLFIAPWLYLIHAVLVGLGFLTAAVLGVFIGNTDGNVIDWLVFGVLQGTTTKWYLIPVIAAVWFAGYYFLFRWAITRFDLRTPGRDVPSDDEEGQEREGDEAAADAGAPRELIAGKYDAVAILEAIGGAENIQTLDNCITRLRMTVEDAGRVDETRLKKLGAVGVITLDAHNVQVIIGPQVQSVKDAIASLVRVG, encoded by the coding sequence ATGCAGAAGACCAAGTCCGCGCTCTGGGAGTTCCTCCAGGGCCTCGGCAAGACGTTCATGCTCCCGGTGGCCCTGCTCGCGTTCTGCGGCATCATGCTGGGCATCGGCTCCTCGCTCTCCAGCGAGGCCGTCACCGAGAACCTGACCTTCCTCCAGGGCGAGGGCTTCCATCTCGTCTTCACGTGGATGGCGAGCACCGGCCTCGTCGCCTTCAAGTTCCTCCCCGTGATGTTCGCGATAGCCATCCCGCTGGGCCTCGCCCGCGAGGACAAGGGTGTCGCGGCGTTCTCCGGCTTCGTCGGCTACGCCGCGATGAACCTGGCGGTGAACTTCTACCTCACCGCCAAGGGCGTGGACCTCGAGGACGAGAAGGCCATCGCCCATTACGGCATCGCCGATGTGATCGGCATCCAGTCCATCGATACGGGACTGCTCGGCGCCGTCGCTGTTGGCATCGTTGTCAGCGTGCTCCACCAGCGCTTTCGTGCCCAGCGGATGCCCGACGCACTCGCCTTCTTCGGTGGTCTGCGGTTCGTGCCGATCATCTCGACTCTGGTGCTCAGCCTGCTCGGTCTGCTGATCCCGCTGGTGTGGCCGACGTTCAACGGCTGGATCACGGATCTGGGGCGCGCGATCGGGCACGCGGGCGTCTTCGGCCCGTTCTTCTTCGGCATGGGAGAGGTGCTTCTGCGCCCGATCGGGCTGCACCACATCCTCGTAGCCATGTTCCGCTTCACGGATGTCGGCGGCTCGGGCGCGGTCTGCGGCGATCATGTCTCCGGTGCGCTGAACCTCTTCTACGCCCAGCTCAACTGCGCGAAGCCGCCGGGTGACGCGGTCACCAGCGCCACGCACTTCCTGTCCCAGGGCAAGATGGCGGTCTACCTCGGCGGACTGCCGGGTGCGGCACTCGCGATGTACCACTGCGCGAACAAGAAGATGCGCCCGGAGATCAAGGCGCTGCTGATCTCCGGGGTCGTCGCGTGCGTGGTCGGCGGCATCACCGAACCGCTGGAGTTCCTGTTCCTGTTCATCGCGCCGTGGCTGTACCTGATCCACGCCGTGCTCGTCGGTCTCGGGTTCCTGACCGCGGCCGTCCTCGGGGTGTTCATCGGCAACACCGACGGCAACGTCATCGACTGGCTCGTCTTCGGCGTGCTGCAGGGCACGACCACGAAGTGGTACCTGATACCGGTCATCGCCGCGGTGTGGTTCGCCGGGTACTACTTCCTCTTCCGCTGGGCCATCACCCGCTTCGACCTCAGGACGCCGGGGCGGGACGTGCCCTCGGACGATGAGGAGGGGCAGGAGAGGGAAGGCGATGAGGCTGCGGCCGACGCCGGGGCCCCGCGTGAGCTGATCGCCGGGAAGTACGACGCCGTGGCGATCCTGGAGGCGATCGGCGGCGCCGAGAACATCCAGACCCTCGACAACTGCATCACCCGCCTGCGCATGACGGTCGAGGACGCCGGACGCGTCGACGAGACCCGCCTGAAGAAGCTGGGCGCGGTCGGTGTCATCACGCTCGACGCGCACAACGTGCAGGTCATCATCGGACCGCAGGTGCAGTCGGTGAAGGACGCGATCGCGTCGCTGGTCCGGGTGGGCTGA
- a CDS encoding MalY/PatB family protein, protein MPELFDLDFDFDFDVPVDRHGTWCTQWDYVEDRFGVPDLLPFTISDMDFETAPAVLSALRGRLDHGVLGYSRWRQADFLSAIVDWYGERHATEVDPESIVYGPSVIYQVGKLLRLWSRPGDGVVVHTPAYDAFPKTVAAHERRLLRCPLDDWTELERLLALPDTAVLLLCSPHNPSGRVWTRAELDRMAALCARYGVAVISDEIHSDLAHPPYVHRPWALHGGHEGRWAVLTSASKSFNIPALTGSYGIIGDPETRDAYLRELKEADGLSSPAVLSLVGHIAAYREGAPWLDALGAYLRGNLRLVADHLNTAFPSLNWTPPQAGYLAWIDVRSLNVDDDALQRELIETQKVAIMPGTAYGSPHHLRLNVGCPRAKAERGVVALVEAVRGVRRRADTVR, encoded by the coding sequence GTGCCCGAGCTCTTCGACCTCGACTTCGACTTCGACTTCGATGTGCCCGTCGACCGGCACGGCACGTGGTGCACGCAGTGGGACTACGTCGAGGACCGCTTCGGCGTCCCCGATCTGCTGCCCTTCACCATCTCGGACATGGACTTCGAGACCGCGCCCGCCGTCCTCTCGGCCCTTCGCGGCCGGCTCGACCACGGCGTCCTCGGCTACTCCCGCTGGCGCCAGGCCGACTTCCTCTCCGCGATCGTCGACTGGTACGGCGAGCGCCACGCGACGGAGGTGGACCCGGAGTCGATCGTCTACGGCCCCTCCGTGATCTACCAGGTCGGCAAGCTCCTGCGGCTGTGGTCACGGCCCGGCGACGGCGTCGTCGTCCACACTCCGGCGTACGACGCCTTCCCCAAGACCGTCGCCGCGCACGAACGCCGGCTGCTGCGCTGCCCGCTCGACGACTGGACCGAACTGGAACGGCTGCTGGCCCTGCCGGACACGGCCGTCCTGCTGCTGTGCTCGCCCCACAACCCCTCCGGCCGCGTATGGACGCGGGCCGAGCTGGACCGCATGGCGGCTCTGTGCGCGCGGTACGGCGTCGCGGTGATCAGCGACGAGATCCACTCGGACCTCGCCCACCCGCCGTACGTCCACCGCCCGTGGGCCCTGCACGGCGGCCACGAGGGCCGCTGGGCGGTGTTGACCTCGGCATCGAAGTCCTTCAACATCCCGGCGCTCACGGGGAGTTACGGCATCATCGGCGACCCGGAGACGCGCGACGCGTATCTCCGCGAGCTCAAGGAGGCCGACGGTCTCTCGTCCCCCGCGGTGCTGTCACTGGTCGGACACATCGCCGCGTACCGAGAGGGAGCCCCCTGGCTCGACGCCCTGGGCGCCTACCTCCGCGGCAACCTCCGCCTCGTCGCCGACCACCTGAACACGGCCTTCCCCTCCCTCAACTGGACCCCGCCCCAGGCCGGTTACCTCGCCTGGATCGACGTACGCTCCCTGAACGTGGACGACGACGCGCTGCAACGCGAACTGATCGAGACCCAGAAGGTCGCCATCATGCCCGGCACGGCATACGGCTCCCCCCACCATCTGCGCCTGAACGTGGGCTGCCCACGCGCCAAGGCCGAGCGGGGGGTCGTGGCGCTGGTGGAGGCGGTGCGGGGGGTACGACGGCGGGCCGACACCGTCCGGTAG
- a CDS encoding HAD family phosphatase: protein MSIFGHTSVIFDLDGTLVDSEPNYFAAQRGLLAEHGIDYTWAENEQFVGISTQETLAVWKDRYGIDVPVAELLPELDRRYLELARADTHVFPEMRKFVERLHGAGVPMAVASGSSRAAIEAILSGTGLDAHLTTVVSADEVAHGKPAPDVFLAAAARLGADPADCVVLEDAAPGAVAAHAAGMRCIAIPYVTAHADEPAFASAGLLLRGGQAEFTAQAAWDHLAALTRS from the coding sequence ATGAGCATCTTCGGCCACACCTCGGTCATCTTCGATCTCGACGGCACCCTCGTGGACAGCGAGCCGAACTACTTCGCGGCCCAGCGCGGGCTGCTCGCCGAGCACGGCATCGACTACACCTGGGCCGAGAACGAGCAGTTCGTGGGCATCAGCACCCAGGAGACCCTCGCCGTCTGGAAGGACCGGTACGGCATCGACGTACCGGTGGCCGAACTGCTCCCCGAGCTCGACCGCCGCTATCTGGAGCTGGCCCGCGCCGACACGCACGTCTTCCCGGAGATGCGGAAGTTCGTGGAGCGGCTGCACGGCGCCGGGGTGCCGATGGCCGTGGCCTCCGGATCGTCCCGCGCCGCCATCGAGGCGATCCTCTCCGGAACCGGACTCGACGCGCACCTGACCACGGTCGTCTCGGCCGACGAGGTCGCGCACGGCAAGCCGGCGCCCGACGTCTTCCTGGCCGCCGCCGCGCGGCTCGGCGCGGACCCGGCCGACTGCGTGGTCCTGGAGGACGCCGCTCCCGGCGCGGTGGCCGCCCACGCGGCGGGCATGCGCTGCATCGCGATCCCCTACGTCACCGCCCACGCGGACGAACCGGCGTTCGCGTCGGCGGGACTGCTGCTCCGGGGCGGGCAGGCCGAGTTCACGGCGCAGGCGGCGTGGGACCACCTGGCGGCGCTGACGCGGTCGTAG
- a CDS encoding Lrp/AsnC family transcriptional regulator yields the protein MAVDELDTRILRLLLEQPRTSVREYARVLGVARGTLQARLDRLERDGVITGTGPSLSAAALGHPVLAFVHIEVTQGHLDEVGDALAAVPEIIEAFSITGGGDLLTRVVARDNGHLEDVVQQLIQMPGVVRTRTEMALRERVPHRLLPLVESIGRASAEQR from the coding sequence ATGGCCGTCGACGAGCTCGACACCCGCATTCTGCGGCTCCTCCTGGAGCAGCCCCGCACCAGTGTTCGTGAGTACGCGCGCGTGCTCGGTGTCGCGCGTGGCACTCTGCAGGCGCGGCTCGACCGGCTGGAGCGGGATGGGGTGATCACCGGGACCGGGCCTTCCCTCTCTGCCGCGGCGCTCGGTCACCCGGTGCTCGCGTTCGTGCACATCGAGGTCACGCAGGGGCATCTGGACGAGGTGGGCGACGCGCTCGCCGCCGTGCCGGAGATCATCGAGGCCTTCTCGATCACCGGTGGCGGTGATCTCCTGACCCGTGTGGTCGCCCGGGACAACGGCCACCTGGAAGACGTGGTCCAGCAGCTGATCCAGATGCCGGGCGTGGTCCGCACCCGTACGGAGATGGCCCTGCGCGAGCGCGTCCCGCACCGCCTGCTGCCGCTCGTCGAGTCGATCGGCAGGGCGTCCGCGGAGCAGAGGTGA
- a CDS encoding aldehyde dehydrogenase family protein, producing the protein MHHPEVLDPEVLDPAALVAKLRSTFATGRTRPLAWREEQLTQLRSLFTEHREDIVDALHADLRKPRTEAYTAEVDFPVREIDHTLAHLEEWLRPQPLAPGALAGLPEGSTAGTRYEPLGTVLIIAPWNYPVQLLLVPLVGALAAGNTAVLKPSEVTPATSELVARLIPQYLDTDAVAVVEGGVPETTALLAQRYDHIFYTGNGTVGRIVMRAAAEHLTPVTLELGGKSPVFVDRDVDLAAVATRLAESKFRNAGQTCVAPDYVLTDPQTAPALARELRTAVERVFGADPKSSEAYGRIVNERHFDRVSALLGSGTTAFGGQSDRDDVYIAPTVLTDVKPDEPVMREEIFGPVLPIVNVDGLDEAIAFINDRDKPLALYGFTESETTRRRLAAETSSGGLGFGLPMAHLRVPELPFGGVGESGVGNYHGPHSIATFSHRKARLDVPLG; encoded by the coding sequence ATGCACCACCCCGAAGTGCTCGACCCGGAAGTGCTCGACCCCGCAGCCCTCGTCGCCAAGCTCCGCTCCACCTTCGCCACCGGCCGCACCCGCCCCCTGGCCTGGCGCGAGGAGCAGCTCACCCAGCTGCGCTCCCTGTTCACGGAGCACCGCGAGGACATCGTGGACGCCCTCCACGCCGATCTGCGCAAGCCGCGCACCGAGGCGTACACCGCCGAAGTCGACTTCCCCGTACGGGAGATCGACCACACGCTGGCGCATCTGGAGGAGTGGCTGCGCCCGCAGCCGCTCGCGCCCGGCGCCCTCGCGGGGCTTCCGGAGGGATCGACCGCCGGTACGCGGTACGAACCGCTCGGCACCGTCCTGATCATCGCCCCGTGGAACTACCCCGTACAGCTCCTGCTCGTGCCCTTGGTGGGCGCCCTTGCGGCGGGCAACACCGCTGTCCTGAAGCCCAGCGAAGTCACCCCGGCCACTTCGGAGCTGGTGGCCAGGCTCATTCCCCAGTACCTGGACACGGACGCGGTCGCCGTCGTGGAGGGCGGCGTGCCGGAGACCACCGCGCTGCTCGCCCAGCGGTACGACCACATCTTCTACACCGGCAACGGCACGGTCGGCCGCATCGTGATGCGGGCCGCCGCGGAGCACCTCACCCCGGTCACGCTCGAACTCGGCGGCAAGTCACCGGTGTTCGTGGACCGGGATGTCGACCTGGCCGCCGTCGCCACCCGCCTGGCCGAGTCCAAGTTCCGCAACGCGGGCCAGACGTGCGTCGCCCCCGACTACGTCCTGACCGACCCGCAGACGGCGCCCGCGCTCGCCCGTGAGCTGCGGACGGCCGTGGAGCGGGTGTTCGGCGCGGACCCCAAGTCGTCGGAAGCCTATGGCCGCATCGTCAACGAGCGGCACTTCGACCGGGTCTCGGCTCTCCTCGGCTCCGGGACGACGGCGTTCGGCGGGCAGAGCGACCGCGACGACGTCTACATCGCGCCGACCGTGCTCACCGACGTGAAGCCCGACGAGCCGGTGATGCGGGAAGAGATCTTCGGTCCCGTGCTGCCGATCGTGAACGTGGACGGGCTCGACGAGGCCATCGCGTTCATCAACGACCGCGACAAGCCGCTCGCCCTCTACGGCTTCACCGAGAGCGAGACGACCCGGCGGCGCCTCGCCGCGGAGACGTCGTCGGGCGGTCTCGGCTTCGGCCTTCCGATGGCTCACCTCCGCGTCCCCGAGCTGCCGTTCGGCGGCGTCGGCGAGAGCGGCGTCGGCAATTACCACGGCCCGCACTCCATCGCCACGTTCAGCCACCGCAAGGCACGGCTCGACGTACCCCTGGGGTGA